The segment ATGCTTCCCTTACCGCGGGCAGCATGACACTGTGACAAGTCTACAATCATAGTCCGCTATGTTTAACTAAAGTGCTGCTGTGTTTTCGAGAAAACAAACACTGAACATAGAAAATGCACAGGAAAATCCGAATCTATCCCAGTAATTCCTCCCTTAatctcctgtttttttttttttttaccccatttgcCTTGGCCTATAGACCTAACtgtagcgtttacactagactgtggactggctGACCGCGGCATCCACGCTAGACTGGACTGGCTGACCACACCTTCCGTCTGGCCGTGCGCCAATGGGGCAGATTAACTTTTCAAAATGCGCCAGAAATCTGGTGTACGTTCTGTGCGGCacatttattaattgttttagacacacttTTTCGAAATACTCAAGAGGGGTGTTTAGTAAAGACAAGAAATGGGACAAATACGGCGCTCCCCTGGGGTATTAACGTTTCAAACGTGGGTGCAATTGGTGAGTGGTGAAACATAAAGGCGCACCTGATGAAGTAGTGCTGGATGGTCGGCACAACTCCACTTTTTCACGTATCGGGTCGTAGTGGACCTCTGTTCACCGTGGTTTGCTGGCCTCCGGAGCGGACTCTGGGTGTCTGTTCCCTGGGAATAGGCGTCCTTCCAGCGTCCAACGGATGCAGAGTAGAGTGAAGAAAAAAAGCTCCTACATGAAGCACTTCATTTTATATTAGTGTTTGTCATATTATATGTTCGTtcagaataaataagaaaaaggaactCATCCTCCATTATCACCAACTGGAGCGCCCCATATAGGAGCTTTTTTTCTTCACTCTATTCCTCAAAAATGGTGTGTGGCTTATTGCGAAAGGGATGTGGACTGTCTGAAAGGGTCGTAACTTAAAAGCGTCACCGAGCATCAGGTGGTATATGGAAGAGCAAAGTGTCTAGCTAAATGCGCCAAATCTATCATACAGGATGCCCCACTTTGATCAAGTTGGTTCCTTTTCTGACTAAGACTTAGACAGTATTAGTTTATCTGCCCCAACGTCTTTACCGGAGAAATGATGTACATTTAAATGCTGTGTGGGTGTTACAGATCTTACcgtgtatattttttttgttattggtAGGTTTCTGCATTAAAACTCGCACTTCCAAAAATGCAAAAATCTTTATTAACATCTGCAAGTCAAACCAGATCCCAGCCCCCCCGGACCTAAGTGAGCAGGAGCTAGTCAACATCCTGGAATCTGATGATCCCTCTGGGTATCGAGTCCCCATGAGCCTTGGGGAGCCCCATGTTGAAGTTGATAATAGTAAGTATTGTAATACTTTGGAGAATACAGGACACTGACATTAACTCAATGTCTCAGATTTAGTTTCATTAGATAGAAGTCTGTAGAAGAGAAACCAAAAGCGAGATTCATGAAACTATCGTTTGCCAAAAGCAACCAATCACTGGACAGCTATCGTTTTTCAAGAGCCCTATAAGAAATGAAAGCTATGTTGTGATCGGTTACTATGAGCAACAAAGACAGCGTGTCTGTTTTCATAAATCTACCCCAATGTGTCTGtctatttattgttttttaaccCATTCCTGGCAAAAGACAGCAATTAGGACATAATGGTGCGCCCAGTACATGGCACATGTGCAGGAACTTTGCCCATGCCatccacagtgtgtgtgtgtgtgtgtgtgtgtgtgtgtgtgtgtgtgtgtatgtgtgtgtatatatatatatatatctaaacaaCATCCAGCTGCAATGTCCGTGATCGGAGATAACGCTGCCCCTGCCGTTTAACATCTTAGATGTCGCAGTCAATGGCTGTAGCTGGaagggtttaaaaaaataaataaataattcttaATGTGCAAAAAACAAATCCTCAGTCGATGGAAACTttaaacttatggctctcggaacaCCGTGATGGATAACCGACAGAAATATTGCTGCTATTAATTTTTTATTCTTAAAACTTTGGAGACACCTCCTTTCTTCCTGTATTGACCGTGCAGCAGGAtgtgtgcgctttatggcagtatcattaaggccatattcacatgatatattttcaggtgtatttcagaGCGTAAAGCAAGTACGTTTCTAaatgcactttaaccccttcccgacgcaTTTTTGTTCGATGTGGccacatgagggcttgttttttgcaggatgacttgtagttgTTCAAAGCACTATttacagtaacttcacacagagttttcatgGATCAAAACAACTAGGTTTGAACAGTATAAGGTATAAATTACAAGGTTGATCCATATCAGGtaaactattagattagcatcagTTGTTTGAAAAGCTAGTGTCCATTTACAGGCTATGTATACTCttttaagcaattttttttatacattatttttatttttttttatttttaagaaaccGCTTCTATGTATTCTTTATACTTAGTAGCTGTATCATTCTGTCTCAGccaattccgtcagttcagctgcgaGTGGGTCATGTGTGTCCCTGACACACAGGATTCAGCTAAtaaccatcacatctaagttcataaccagGTCTCTGCATAGCCGGGTCTCATCATCGTAATCTTCTGTTCGCTACATAGAAacagctttctgccctgcttgtcagggaaggagcacagCCTCTGCAGTAGCGTGGCCGCATAGCTGAGGAGAATCCTTCAACAGGGAAAGTACGGAGGGACAATTTCTACAGCTGCCACAAAGGAAAGGGACTAATTCTGCTCAGAGCCCCTCCTTTAGCGGTACGAATTAgctgcagcaccaagggggacaaaGGGAAGAAAAATTATGAAAAAGgttattttctttataaaaaaaaaaaaaaaagactgcatATTACTTTAAAATGGCAATTATGAAAATCAGCTTTTCAGcacttttggtatgaaaatgattcaTGGGATAATCCCTTTACATCCCCCACCCTCTGCTGaccctgtcccagtctacacagcatattttaacaaattgtttacgTTTTTGAGTGGAACTTAAAACTTTTGAGggtaattttttttgtacaatgtCAATTTTGTACTAGTTTgcatagtaaaataaaataattttccttCAAAGTATCAGTCCATCTACGTTTCTTCATGCAGGTGGAAGTGGTTGCACGGCTTATGACATCGTGATAAACAGCGCATTCTTTGAGAAAATTAaggtaacaaagtacaatatctgATTTTATTCTGAAATTCTGCATAACCAAAAGCTGCTGTCTCCATCTATTTTATCCTTTGTATCAATTCCACACTGcttttttatattcttttatCAGAATGAGCTTTTCAGGGAATTCTTTATTACCGTGGCAATGGAAGGACTTGAGAACAAGTATGAGATGGAACTCTCTAGAGGTAACTACACGGCTAGTGCTTTATGACCTGTGGCAAAGTCTCTTATCATGTTTTCTCTGCTTTCAAAGAGGTTTTCAAACTAAGAACATTTATtatctatccacaggagaggtgaGAAGTGTTTGATtgccgggacccccacgatcactggAATGTGGGTGGCGAGTATGATTGGAAAGCGTTTCATTTAAAGTCGATGTGCCTGATGGAGCCATAAGCACTTCTAGTGATCATGGGGGTCCcagaagtgccccccccccccgcagtgattatacgtcagtcagtgtgtttggtacaactttcaaatacatttttagtcaaaataatttttactttttgagacacagctgttGTGTATCCTGTACacttcaggtccgcgggactgatgggttcagtgaaagcgggccctgcgcaggatccagctgttatccgtGACATATAAGTTACAGGATAGGGTACAGGATTCCGTGaattatacagctgctctgtatacaggatacagagcagctgtatctcaaaaagtaaattttttttttaataaaaagtaatttgaaagttgcaccaaacacactgactgacatttttatttaaaaaaaaaaacactttcgaatgtttacattgcctttaaccccttcaggactgagcctgttttggccttcaggacgaagccgatttttaaaatctgacatgtgtcactttatgtggtaataactccggaatgcttttacctatccaagcgattctgagattgttttctcgtgacacattggactttatgttactggcaaaatttgcccgatagattcagtatttaattgtgaaaaacaccaaaatttagcgaaaaattgcaaaaattagcatttttctaaatttaaatgtatctgcttgtaaaaccgatagtaataccacacaaaatagttactagttaccatcccccacatgtctactttagtttggcatcattttttgaacattcttttatttttctatgacgtcacaaggcttagaactttagcagcgatttctcatgttttcaagaaaatttcaaaaggcgatttttttacaaggacaagttcagttctgaagtggctttgagagtcttatatattagaaagtccccataaatcaccccattttgaaaactgcaccctcaaagtattcaaaacagcattcagaaagtgtattaaccctttaggcgtttcacaggaattaaagcaaagtagaggtgaaagttacaaatttcattttttttatacaaaattcatttgtaatacatttttttctataccacagaaggtttttcccaaaaaatgtaacttattatttattgcccagattctgcagtttttagaaataccccacatgtggccctagttcggtcatggactgaaacacaggcctcagaagcaaaggagcacctagtggattttggggcgttctttttttagcatatattttaggtaccatgtcaggtttgaagaggtcttgtggggccaaaacaataaagacccccaaaagtgacctcattttggaaactacacccctcagggaatttatctaggggtatagttagcattttgaacccacagtttttttgctaaatttatttgaattagtttgtgaagatgaaaatctacttttttctgaaaaaacgtagaaatttttaattttttcaaggtataaaagagaaaaaacaccccaacatatgtaaagcaatttctcctgattatagcaataccccatatgtggtaataaactgctgtttggacccacagcaggactcagaaggaaaggagcaccatttggattttgaaattctgattttgctggaatggttttcagtgccatgtcgcgtttgaaatgcactggagggaacaaaatagtggaaacccccggaaagtgaccccattttggaaactacacccctcaaggaatttttctaggggtaaagttagcattttgaccccacggttgttttgctgaattcattggaattattctgtaaaggtaaaaatcgactttttttctgaaaaaaggtagccattttttatttttacaaggaataaaggagaaaaagcaccccaacatttgtaaaacaatttctcccgattacggaaatatgccatatgtagtaataaactgctgtttggacccacagcaaggcttagaagggaaggagcgctatttggcttttggagctcaaatttagctgaaatggtttttgggtgccatgtcgaatttgcaaagcccctgagaggccaaaacaggggaaacccccccaaaagtggaaattacaccacttaaagaatctatctagggatatagtgggcatttagaccccacaagtcttttgcaggatttattagaattaggccgtgaaaatgaatatcgacatttcttccactaaaatgttgcatttttttcaatttcacaaaggataaagggggtaaaagcaccccaacatttgtaaagcaatttctcccgagtacggcaataccccacgtgtggtcataaatggtttttcattagaacgtaattaaccctttctggagtgatccatttttttcttttccttcttagttttttcctccccgcgttccaagagccacaatttttttatttttcagtcaatagagcggtatgagggcttatttattgagggacgagcggtcgtttttattggtgcaactttttggtacatacaactttttgagcactttttattaaatttttaggtagagccaaggtgaccaaaaaaacagcgattttgccgttctaaattctttattttttacgtgagacgctcgatacatcaccccccacactacaacatgctatgtcatggtgcgcgcaggggttaatgcgcagcgcatggtgcggagtgaaaattacaattttccactcatatgccattttagtgcactatatgttatgcccagtttgtgccactgaagacaaataactcaaaataataaccgggttctcccgggtatggcgatgccatatctgtggacgtaaactggtgtttgggcacgctgcagggctcagaagggagggacgccatttggcttttggggcgcagagtttgcttggtagttgttctgtttggggttttactggtgtttcagtttataatgtgggggcatatgtaagctgtgcggggtacatcagggtacatgttatctgtgcggggtacatcagggtataatagtgcagtaaataaataataatccgcagatatgtggccggtgtcgcactgataaatggcgcccgatcttatccgcttttggaacactgaacattttgcatcgccatattctgggagccagaactgttttattttttctccaccggagccgtgtgagggtttattctttgcgggacaatctagttttcattggtaccattttggggtaccagaaatttttttgatcacgttttattccattttttgtcaagcaaggtgaccaaaaaccatcaattctgacaatgttttttatttgttttttttatggccttcaccctgggctataaatgaccattatactttattctgcgggttgatacgattacggcgataccagatgtatataatttttttatgttttgcagcgtttgtgcaataaaatcacttatttataaaattaattaatttttgtgtccccatattctgagagccataacgtttttatttttcagtcaaaaaagcggtgtaagggcttgttttttgcgggacgggatgtagtttgtattggtaccattttggcgtacatgcgactttttgatcactttttattgtatattttgggagggttggtaaccaaaaaattgtgattcgggcactgtttttcgtttatttttttcgcggtgttcaccgtgcgggaaaaataatattaaagttttatagttggggtcgttacgaacgcggcgataccaaatatgtgtactttttttaacgtgttaatttttttcctataatagtcttattataggaaaaaaagcattctttgtttatgtcacttctaactttgatttttacactttttcaaaacatttttattatctttttttaactttttttacttgtcccactaggggacacttagactggcagctctgatcgctgctagagtacattacactacacacgtagtgtaatgtgttctaaccgtcattgtgacgtaactgtcacactgacaggaagcagaggaggaatggccggaggctgatcctccgaggcttccgtacatggcaacccggaggtcattgtctggcctctggttgccgtgagaaggatcgccagcccccgcaaatacatgtggggggctgccgatccgctgtaaacctcttcgatgtggtgatcgcaatcgaccaccgcatcgaaggggttaattgccgatttcagcggcgacaggccgctgatcggcaacggggagagcagggctgacaccctgcacagttaaccgccgctgcggtgtagcgccgcgcggcggttaacttttaaagcgcggacgtaactgtacgcccaggtgcgcgaagttactgcttatctggacgtacagttacgccaaggtgcgggaaggggttaagatggaTTCATGTTAATATGGCATTGATGTTAATATTTTTGTCCTCCTGCTACAAACAGCTGCCTACGAATCCCCATGGTAACCGCATGCCAATTGCTGATTGGCTGCCACAAGGGAGAGTGAAATTAAAATAAGTCAGGAGCACCCTACGTCACTAGGTTGGGTCCGCCCTGGTGGGAGTGGCTGAGCATTTTTAAAGTCACTTCCCGGGGGCTCTTGTAAAGCCAATAATCAGTATACACCTCTGCTGGTGTATACTAAAATGGTGCGACTGTACGGTATTACTACCACTGTTTTGCCACTTTTTACATCCAGGACACCTCTGATGATGCACTGCTTTTGTTTTTAGCAGTGCAGAAAAGCGTCAGGTGGCGTGTTGCTGACACGCTTTATAGAcgacacattttttttctagatCGTGAGGAAATTGTTAATATTTGATTACTATCAGGGAGGGCAAATTAACTGTAGTGGTACAGGCATTATCAGCACGCTATCTGTTATACCGCTCTACTATCCTCTACGTATCCTATCTAGAGCCTGAATTAAGGGAAAGTTTTAGTGGCTTAGCTTAGCCCTACAGATTTTTATATCCTACAATAAAGAAATTGTATTAATAGCATTTCATATTTAATTTACTAGTTGTACGTCTGCCCTGCATATTGATGTTTTGAAGTAATGATCTCTGTACTCCCTTCAGAATGGAAaatgctgaaaaatcggaagttcATGGGATCCATCTTTGACCAGAACATCAGAACAAAATCTAAACCTATGATCCAGGAGATGGACTCACAGTAAGTTTTGGCTAAATGACAATCAGCCGGTTTAATTACTATAGCAGACTGTATACAGTATCAATGTtctaagttaaaggggttctaaACTTTGGTTGCTTGTGGATAAACCCTTGTGGATAAACAATAGCAGATTTCTCATCAAGTCTATTGGCTAAGTTGCTTAATTTTAGATGCAATGCAAAgtgtacatacccttacagctgcaGGGACAGAAGTGGTTATTATTGAGGACATTTCCCTAGTATAACATTAATGTTCATTGCCTTTATTTCTCTTATTATTCTTACAAGTCATTTTAAACCTGAAAtatgacactttttttcaaggggaaaaaacatttattaccaaGTGCGGAGGGCATGCTATTCACAAGTACCGAATAAGCAAAGACCACCAGCTCTATAGTGGTAGGATAGGCAGCAGCAAGACCCCCCTCCCCATGGTGCTGCTTCTCTCCAGATTAGACAAAGAGATCATACAGGAAATGTCCATCCAATCAAATTGTAGTCTCGCCCTGCCCCCTATCCCATGGCAGCCcgccagagatttttttttttttcctgatccgTTCGAAAATCTAATATTCATGGGCAGATTTCGGTTTTCTCTTTTACCATCGCAATCACTATCCATTTTATAAGGTTTATTTTGTTTCTACCTCCCAGACCCGCCAAGCTCATGCCAAGCAAGTTTCTCATCTCAGAAgttgaaaggtttgtgttgtgctATAGTTTGATGCATGAATTCATTAATAAGAATCTGTTGATTTTGTTTTACTTATACAAGTCTTATTGAATTTCGCAGTTCGCCAGTCAAACCAGATTACACAATTGTGGCAGAACCTCCTGAAGGACACCCCAGTTTTCTGGTGGCTGAAATCTCCTTGCCTAAAGTGGTGAGATCTTACAGATGGGGTTTAATAATGTAACATTTTATAGATTTTCtagaaaataaacataattatgaCAAATTTCTAAATCCGTACTTCTCACGCCACTAGttatcactttctattgtcttCGCGGTGACATCACTGGAGTATATTCCAtcttttatattttcatttatcGTGTTGGCCATTTCAAGCAGCAGTTAGT is part of the Rhinoderma darwinii isolate aRhiDar2 chromosome 10, aRhiDar2.hap1, whole genome shotgun sequence genome and harbors:
- the PIH1D1 gene encoding PIH1 domain-containing protein 1, yielding MASDQSLLSAELNADMEEALYEQMLMKAKQEIQSRLPNLPETKQIRPQPGFCIKTRTSKNAKIFINICKSNQIPAPPDLSEQELVNILESDDPSGYRVPMSLGEPHVEVDNSGSGCTAYDIVINSAFFEKIKNELFREFFITVAMEGLENKYEMELSREWKMLKNRKFMGSIFDQNIRTKSKPMIQEMDSQPAKLMPSKFLISEVESSPVKPDYTIVAEPPEGHPSFLVAEISLPKVSSTRSLVLDLGEDRIVLVGRPDLYHLDVFFPYNIIQEQSGAQFNKDTKVLTITMPIQPA